The following proteins are co-located in the Candidatus Paceibacterota bacterium genome:
- a CDS encoding cell division protein FtsZ: protein MITNAQNNLAGEPARKTASVKVFGLGGAGIAVMELLLKDAPSRVAFVAVDTDAQSLETSAAADKIHLETQLLRGLGSGGDPERAQALAQEQLPKLKSLCEGADVVLVLAGLGGGAGTGIGPVLAQAGKEAGALVLGFVTMPFQCEGSRRQRLAEHGLAGLKSAADGAICLPNQQMFKMIDENTSVRETFQITNEFLAAGVRGIWRLLLYRGLIEIHFSDLAALIQDRHTESAFAVAEAAGPTRSREVMDKLLAHPMFDGGHMLAESEAVLVSLLGGPDLTMAEVNRVMELVNRHCEHAQVIMGAAIDDAFSERLAVTLIAARASAEPIVPDNSGRAGGHEELGQQLLPPSRGRRSSSRFGPPPPALSPDQIQQLLTRQNRAGAPQHRTSPKMRQGQLPLEIVSKGRFDKSEPTIHKGEDLDVPTYIRRGVPLN, encoded by the coding sequence ATGATTACCAACGCACAGAACAACCTGGCAGGAGAACCCGCCAGGAAGACCGCCTCCGTCAAAGTTTTTGGCCTCGGCGGTGCGGGCATCGCGGTAATGGAGTTGCTGCTCAAAGACGCCCCGTCGAGGGTGGCTTTCGTGGCTGTGGACACTGATGCCCAGTCGCTTGAAACGTCAGCCGCCGCAGACAAGATTCATCTGGAAACGCAGCTCTTGCGCGGGCTGGGCAGCGGCGGCGACCCTGAGCGGGCCCAAGCGCTGGCTCAGGAGCAGTTGCCGAAGCTCAAGTCGCTTTGCGAAGGGGCTGACGTAGTTCTGGTTCTGGCCGGTTTGGGCGGCGGCGCGGGCACGGGTATCGGCCCGGTACTGGCACAGGCAGGCAAGGAAGCAGGCGCCCTGGTGCTGGGATTTGTCACGATGCCCTTCCAGTGCGAAGGCAGCCGCCGGCAGCGGTTGGCGGAGCACGGATTGGCGGGGCTCAAATCCGCGGCGGACGGCGCGATCTGCCTCCCCAACCAGCAGATGTTCAAGATGATTGACGAGAACACCAGCGTGCGGGAGACCTTCCAAATCACCAACGAATTCCTCGCCGCTGGCGTGCGCGGCATCTGGCGCCTGCTGCTATACAGGGGACTGATCGAAATTCATTTCAGTGACCTGGCCGCACTCATCCAGGATCGGCACACCGAGAGCGCCTTCGCCGTGGCCGAGGCCGCGGGGCCGACGCGGTCCCGCGAGGTGATGGACAAATTGCTGGCGCACCCGATGTTCGATGGCGGCCACATGCTTGCGGAATCCGAGGCTGTGCTGGTGAGTCTGCTCGGCGGACCAGACCTGACCATGGCCGAAGTCAACCGGGTGATGGAGCTGGTCAACCGGCATTGCGAGCACGCGCAGGTGATCATGGGTGCCGCCATTGACGACGCGTTCAGCGAGCGCCTGGCGGTAACCCTCATCGCAGCGCGCGCGAGCGCGGAGCCTATCGTGCCGGACAATAGCGGGCGCGCAGGTGGCCATGAAGAACTTGGGCAGCAATTGCTGCCACCTTCCCGCGGCCGGCGGTCCAGCTCGAGATTTGGGCCGCCCCCCCCTGCCCTGTCCCCGGACCAGATCCAGCAACTCCTGACACGGCAGAACAGGGCTGGCGCGCCGCAACACAGGACTTCGCCGAAAATGCGGCAGGGCCAGTTGCCGCTTGAAATTGTATCCAAGGGGCGATTTGACAAGAGCGAGCCAACAATCCACAAAGGCGAAGACCTCGACGTGCCCACCTACATCCGCCGTGGAGTACCTCTGAATTAG
- the ftsA gene encoding cell division protein FtsA produces MFNASSIIVGLEIGTSKVCAVVGELGVDGALNIVGLGQARSRGVRKGEIADAPLAEEDVRQAIVEAEQMADAEIRSVYLGVTGSHLRGFNNRGVHPVVSSDREITDEDVQDVIKNAKTINLPAQNHVIHAIRQHFLVDGQDGITNPVGMLGSRIEVDVHVVHGNLNRLQNAIRTVKGLQLEVDDIVFNGLASSLALLTNEQKELGSLVIDIGGGTTEYVVYANGIIKHTGVLAVGGDHVSNDLAYGLKVPLSRAEQLKLDRGSSFLDEADKGQTYTIANEHGLALKTINIEHLHRIMSLRLEEIFQLIGQDLEQAGALDYLRGGVFLCGGGAHIPQIARLAEQVLQMPVSLGKTNSISGLKSALDQPEFAAAIGLVKFGSFQQRKRAAKSSLTDGIKSTLGQIFRRA; encoded by the coding sequence ATGTTTAACGCCTCATCAATCATTGTCGGATTGGAGATTGGCACGTCCAAGGTCTGTGCTGTGGTCGGCGAACTCGGCGTGGATGGCGCGCTCAATATTGTCGGGCTCGGCCAGGCACGCTCCCGAGGTGTGCGCAAAGGCGAAATCGCCGACGCGCCGCTGGCCGAGGAGGATGTGCGCCAGGCGATTGTTGAAGCGGAGCAGATGGCTGATGCCGAAATTCGCAGTGTTTATCTCGGAGTGACAGGCAGTCACCTGCGCGGCTTCAACAATCGCGGTGTTCATCCGGTTGTGTCTTCTGACCGCGAGATTACCGATGAGGACGTGCAAGACGTGATCAAAAACGCCAAGACAATCAACCTGCCCGCCCAGAACCACGTGATCCATGCCATCCGCCAGCACTTTCTGGTGGACGGGCAGGACGGCATCACCAATCCGGTGGGAATGTTGGGCTCGCGTATTGAGGTTGACGTGCATGTCGTGCACGGGAACCTCAACCGGCTCCAGAATGCCATCCGAACCGTCAAAGGACTGCAACTGGAGGTGGATGACATCGTATTCAACGGTCTGGCCTCCTCGCTGGCGCTGCTGACCAACGAACAGAAAGAACTCGGCTCGCTGGTGATTGACATCGGCGGCGGAACGACCGAATACGTGGTCTACGCTAACGGCATCATCAAACACACCGGCGTGCTGGCAGTCGGCGGCGATCATGTGTCGAACGACCTGGCCTATGGTCTGAAGGTGCCGCTTAGCCGGGCTGAGCAGCTCAAGCTCGATCGCGGTTCCAGCTTCCTCGACGAAGCCGACAAGGGCCAAACGTACACCATTGCCAACGAGCACGGCCTGGCCCTCAAAACGATCAACATCGAACATCTTCACCGCATCATGTCGCTGCGGCTGGAGGAGATTTTCCAGCTCATTGGGCAGGACCTGGAGCAGGCTGGGGCGCTGGACTACCTGCGCGGGGGAGTATTTCTTTGCGGGGGTGGAGCGCACATCCCGCAAATCGCCAGGCTGGCGGAGCAAGTCCTCCAGATGCCGGTGTCTCTCGGCAAGACCAATTCGATCAGCGGCCTGAAATCGGCCCTTGATCAGCCGGAGTTCGCGGCAGCCATTGGACTGGTGAAATTCGGCTCATTTCAACAACGGAAGCGGGCCGCCAAATCGTCCCTGACAGACGGCATCAAGAGCACCCTGGGCCAGATATTCCGCCGGGCTTGA
- a CDS encoding FtsQ-type POTRA domain-containing protein: MTAVSLGTVFTVVFGLYLLYRTGEWALNRLLYENKSFAIEKIEVQTDGIIAVDQLRRWAGVKPGENLLELDLARVRRDLEMVPLVHSASVERILPRTLRICVEEREPIAQVNIPRPNPAGGVGVAIYHLDAEGWVIMPLDPRQLETASNQPSNTLPVVAGVSASELQPGRRITSPPVQAALRLILAFDQSPMAGLVNLRRIDVSSREVLVVTTEQGSVITLGLNDVGHQLDRQLRRWHTIFELGQQTSNAIATLDLAVTNNIPVRWLEASTVLPAAPKPAKPSRSRKKHV; the protein is encoded by the coding sequence ATGACGGCAGTCAGCCTGGGGACTGTCTTTACGGTTGTCTTCGGCCTGTACTTGCTCTACCGCACCGGTGAATGGGCACTCAATCGGCTGCTCTACGAAAACAAGTCGTTTGCCATCGAGAAAATTGAGGTGCAAACCGACGGCATTATCGCGGTGGACCAATTGCGCCGCTGGGCAGGAGTCAAACCTGGAGAGAACTTGCTGGAGCTCGACTTGGCGCGCGTGAGGCGGGACTTGGAAATGGTCCCGCTGGTTCACTCCGCGTCCGTCGAGCGCATTCTGCCACGCACTTTGCGCATCTGCGTCGAAGAACGCGAACCCATTGCGCAAGTCAACATTCCTCGTCCGAATCCGGCAGGCGGCGTGGGGGTAGCGATCTATCATCTGGACGCAGAGGGATGGGTGATCATGCCGCTGGACCCACGCCAGCTTGAGACTGCATCCAACCAACCGAGCAATACGCTGCCAGTGGTGGCTGGCGTCAGCGCCAGCGAATTGCAGCCCGGTCGGCGCATCACCTCCCCGCCAGTTCAGGCTGCTCTGCGCCTGATTCTGGCTTTCGACCAATCGCCGATGGCCGGCTTGGTGAACCTACGGCGTATAGACGTATCTTCGCGGGAGGTGTTGGTAGTGACAACCGAGCAAGGGAGCGTGATCACTCTTGGTTTAAACGATGTGGGCCATCAACTGGACCGCCAACTGCGGCGTTGGCACACAATTTTCGAGTTGGGACAGCAGACGAGTAATGCGATTGCCACGCTCGATCTGGCGGTCACCAACAACATCCCGGTTCGATGGCTGGAGGCCAGCACGGTCCTGCCTGCAGCCCCGAAGCCGGCCAAACCCTCGCGTTCCAGGAAGAAACATGTTTAA
- a CDS encoding D-alanine--D-alanine ligase — protein MTPARKKLNITVMLGGPSAEREVSLRSGAEVVKALRSMGHVVSEVDPKHGKWKLPKGTDVVFLALHGTYGEDGTVQRRLEELGIAYTGCDPEASRIGFDKFLTKQRCVAAGVPTARFMLIESPAASWPMGWDPPVVLKPARQGSSVGLQFVERVSEWGKALAEAMRHDSQVLMEEKITGRECTVGILGDQTLPLVEVRPKTGIYDYQTKYSAGTTEYFCPAPFDAAMTARIQAVGMGAFKAIGGRDYSRVDVIVQPNGEPVMLEVNTLPGMTETSLLPKAAAAAGISYTELCQRMVDLALKRIHVA, from the coding sequence ATGACACCAGCACGAAAGAAGCTCAACATCACTGTGATGCTCGGCGGACCGAGCGCTGAACGCGAGGTATCGCTGCGGTCCGGGGCAGAGGTGGTCAAGGCGCTCCGCTCAATGGGCCACGTCGTCAGCGAGGTGGATCCCAAGCACGGGAAATGGAAGCTCCCAAAGGGCACGGATGTGGTCTTCCTTGCGCTCCACGGGACATACGGAGAAGATGGCACCGTTCAGCGTCGGCTGGAGGAACTGGGTATCGCTTACACCGGGTGTGATCCCGAGGCAAGTCGGATTGGATTTGACAAGTTCCTGACCAAGCAGCGTTGCGTGGCAGCCGGAGTCCCGACCGCGCGGTTCATGCTAATCGAGTCGCCCGCGGCAAGTTGGCCGATGGGTTGGGACCCGCCCGTGGTGCTGAAGCCCGCACGTCAAGGCTCGAGTGTCGGGCTGCAATTTGTCGAGCGCGTCTCGGAATGGGGCAAGGCCCTGGCGGAAGCAATGCGGCACGACTCACAGGTTCTAATGGAAGAGAAGATCACCGGGCGGGAATGCACCGTCGGCATCCTTGGCGACCAAACGCTCCCACTGGTCGAGGTGCGGCCCAAGACGGGCATTTACGACTATCAGACCAAGTACAGTGCTGGGACAACCGAGTACTTCTGCCCCGCTCCATTTGATGCGGCAATGACCGCGCGGATTCAGGCGGTGGGGATGGGGGCCTTCAAAGCAATTGGCGGCCGGGATTATTCGCGGGTGGATGTGATTGTGCAGCCAAACGGGGAGCCGGTAATGCTAGAGGTGAATACGCTGCCGGGCATGACCGAAACCAGTTTGCTGCCCAAGGCGGCAGCCGCGGCCGGTATCAGTTACACGGAACTCTGTCAGCGAATGGTGGACTTGGCGCTCAAACGAATACATGTGGCTTAA
- the murB gene encoding UDP-N-acetylmuramate dehydrogenase: MPRGAMADQEFSSRAEAAGELAQRVSKATVIRNREPLAKHTTLRVGGSADLYVEPATDLDLAAVLAYCQESSRPVFLLGRGSNLLVRDGGIRGAVICLSHTHFSQIEVADERICCGAGARLRAIAAEAKRHGLAGMEFLEGIPGSVGGALRMNAGAMGSAMFNVVESVRLMSLDGQVRQRAAHELTATYRECSTLKTHIALSAVLRGHSDSRKAIELRMTEYSRKRWQSQPAAPSAGCIFKNPGSIPAGKLIDELGLKGTRVGGAMVSAEHGNFIVNDGTASARDILELIEVIKQRARTERGIELQTEVEIVGE, from the coding sequence ATGCCGCGCGGCGCCATGGCAGACCAGGAGTTTTCGAGCAGGGCGGAGGCGGCAGGCGAATTGGCACAACGCGTCTCAAAGGCCACCGTGATTCGCAATCGCGAACCGCTGGCCAAACACACGACGCTCAGAGTCGGCGGAAGCGCAGACTTGTACGTCGAGCCAGCAACTGACTTGGATTTGGCGGCCGTCCTAGCTTACTGCCAAGAGAGCAGCCGGCCTGTTTTTCTGCTTGGGCGCGGATCGAATCTGCTGGTGAGAGATGGTGGAATCCGAGGCGCGGTCATCTGCCTTTCCCATACCCATTTCAGCCAGATCGAGGTGGCGGACGAGCGCATATGCTGCGGGGCGGGCGCAAGATTGAGAGCGATCGCAGCGGAAGCCAAGCGACACGGTCTGGCAGGTATGGAGTTCCTCGAAGGCATCCCGGGCAGCGTCGGCGGCGCTTTGCGAATGAACGCAGGAGCTATGGGCAGCGCAATGTTCAACGTGGTGGAGTCGGTTCGGTTGATGAGTCTCGACGGGCAGGTGCGCCAGCGCGCAGCACACGAACTGACGGCCACGTATCGCGAATGCTCAACCCTGAAAACACATATTGCCCTCTCAGCAGTGTTACGCGGCCATTCCGATTCGCGCAAGGCTATCGAACTGCGCATGACTGAATACAGCCGCAAGCGATGGCAATCGCAGCCCGCCGCGCCGAGCGCCGGGTGCATCTTCAAGAACCCCGGCTCGATCCCAGCCGGCAAGCTGATTGACGAATTGGGCCTGAAGGGAACGCGTGTGGGCGGAGCGATGGTCTCGGCAGAACACGGCAATTTTATTGTAAACGATGGCACCGCCTCCGCACGGGACATCTTGGAGCTGATCGAGGTCATCAAACAGCGCGCCCGAACGGAGCGCGGAATCGAATTGCAGACAGAAGTAGAAATTGTCGGAGAATGA